Within Fretibacterium sp. OH1220_COT-178, the genomic segment GGCTTGCATCCTTCTCCATACTGTCGCTCTGGGAGGCATCCCCACTCCTTCGAGGGATTCTCATGGCCCTTATCGCTCTCGCCGTCACCGGGGGAATTCACAGGGACGGGCTCATGGATACCTGCGACGCGCTCTTTTCCCGACGGGATCGGGCGACGCGCCTCAGGATACTCTCGGACACCCATACCGGAGCCTTTGCGGTGATGGGCTGTACCGCCGTAACGCTGTTGCAGAGCGCCATCTTCGCGGAGCTTCTCGACCGTGCGACGCCCGGCGTTCCCTGGCCGCTCCTGGCCCTCGTCCCCGTCTGGTCCCGGCTGGGGCTCGGACTCTTGCTGAACGGCCTTCCGTTCGCCAAGGACGATGGGCTGGCCCGCACTCTGGGGACGGCGCAGAGTCCGCACCACAATCGCATCCTCACGTTGGGGGCGCTGGCGCTCTTCCTCCTGACGGCTTGGGGCGGGGGGGCTCCGGCCCTGGCCGTCCCCGCGGTCTGGCTCACCGCGTTCCTGCTCTGGCGGCATTGCTGCATGACGGTATTCGGCGGGATCACGGGCGACCTGCTGGGCGCGTTTGCGGAGCTATCCGAGACCGCGATGCTCCTGACCCTGACGATCGTGAGGTGACGGCGATGCACCTGATCCTCGGAGGGCGTCACATGGGCAAGCGCGCCTATGCCGAATCACTCTACGGGCGTTTTTCATCCGTCTGCGACCTGGGCCGCGAGGACCCCGAGGCCATGGCCGGCGCAGCGGTCGTGCTCAACCTTCAGGAGGGAGTCCGCTCCCTGATGGGACAAGACATCGACGTGAGGACGTTTTTTGAAGCCCGCATGGAGCACCTGCGTCAATCCGTCCTGATCGGAGACGAGATCGGGGGCGGTATCGTCCCCATGGAGCCGTTCGAACGGCGATGGCGGGACGAGACGGGGCTTCTCTACCAAATTCTGGCTCGGGAGGCAACGATCGTCGACCGAGTCTGGGCGGGCCTCCCCACGCGTCTGAAGGGATGAGGACATGGGCCCCAAGTACGTGTTTTTCGACATCGACGGCACGCTGGTGAGCCACGTGGGGACCAGCCACATCCCCGGGGCCACGCGCAGGGCCGTAGCTCTGTTGCGGCAAAACGGCCATATTCCCGCCATCGCGACGGCGCGCAGCTCCTTTCTGACCCACAGGGTCGCTCGAGAACTGGACATCGATCTTCTTGTTTGCTGCAACGGCGCCCATATTTTGAACGGCACGGAGGTCCTGAGTGCCTCCTGGATATCCGATGAAGCGCTCCGTCTCTTCCGGAGAGCCGCTCCATGTTGCTCCGACCATCCGGCGGCGATCGACGACCGCTATGTCTACACGGAAGATCAGGACCAAGAGTTCAGGGACTACCTCAACGGCCAGGCCGGCTACTCCTGCATCCGTCCGTTCACGAGGCTGCATCGGGCTTTTCTGCTCTACGCCTTCTCTTCCGGCCCCTGGCTTCCCGCAGTCCTCGAGACCGCGAGCCAAGACCTCGCGCTCGAGCGAACTCCGCATTTCACCGAGGCACGCCCGGCCGGGACGTCGAAGTGGGCGGGTATTCTGACGGTCGTACGGCGCTTCGGCGCCGCCCCCGGCGACGTCGTCGCCTTCGGAGACGGGACCAACGACGTGGAGATGCTGCGCAGTGCCTCCGTGGGGGTTGCGGTAGGGGGAGCGCCGGACACAATCAAGGCCGCGGCCGACCTCGTAACGAACGATATCGATGAAGGCGGCATTCTGAGGGCCTGCATCGATTTGGGGCTGATCGACGGGCCAAAGGACGAAGGGACACCAAACTTTATGGGGAGGAACGCATCATGCGGATAAGTGTGACACGCAGGGAGGAACAACGGGTCGGCTCCTGGGCCGGAGGGACGACGACGCAGCTGGCCATCGGCCCGGAGGGAGCGGATTACGCCGCGCGTCGCTTCGAGTGGCGTATCAGCAGCGCCCGGGTGGACCTGGACGAATCCGACTTCACCCCGCTTCCCGGCTTTCAGCGTATCCTGATGATTTTGGAGGGCGCAGTGCACCTGACCCACGAGGGTATCCGCGAGGTTGACCTGGGCCCCTTCGAGCAGGACTCGTTCGAGGGGGCCTGGAAGACCCGAAGCCGTGGGCGCTGCGTCGACTTCAATTTAATGACCGCCAGGGGATGGAGTGGGGCCGTAGCGGCCCTGAGCCCTATCCCCGGAGCTCCCGTCTCAGTTCCGCTCGCCGGTGCGATCGAGGCGTTCTATTGTCTGCAGGACGCCGTCATCGTCACGATCGGCTCCGCCGGAGGAGGACATACGGAGCTCCTCGATCGAGGGGATTTTCTGCTCATCGAGTCCCCTGCACCGGAAGCGGTGCTCACCGTAACGACCCGGGAGGAAAGAACAGCAGGAGTGCATGCGACCCTGACCAGGACATAGGTCCCGTTCCCATTTCCTGGAAACACAGCGATTCCCCTTCGCGAACGAAAAAATCATGTACTCAGGCCCCCACGCGACAGATCGAACGGCTGGGCGCCACATTCTGTCGTCAGATTACGGACTCGAATTTCAGAGATGCCTGACGGGGAGTAAAGCCGTTTACAGGCCGCATTGCCGCCTCTACAAATGAAGTTTCCAGCCGACTTATGGGGCCGACAATGGTTTTGCGAAGGACTTCATGATGTTCATTTTGCCTGCAGCCAAGCTGCATATCCGCAAAGGCCAAGGTAAAATATTATGAATTTATGTTTATTTGACAAGGACGAGCTCCTTGATATAATGTCTCACTGTCGGGCAAAATTACAGGGGTGGTTAGTTCAGAGGTAGAACGCTTCCTTGACACGGAAGAGGTCAGAAGTTCGATTCTTCTACCACCCACCACTGATAGCAAGGGTTTGGGAGTTTTTCCCGAACCTTTTTTGTTTTGCTCAGAATTCACTCGACAAAGAAGAAAACAAACGAGGCCCCCAAAGGACCTCGTTGACGCTGACAAAATATCTGGAACTAAAAGGATTTGAGGAGAGGCTTAAATCTTTTCGACGTTGGCAGCCTGGGGACCCTTTTCGCCGTTCACGATCTCGAAAGACACCTTCTGGCCTTCAGCAAGGGTTTTAAATCCATCACCAAGAATGGCACTGTAGTGAACAAAAACGTCTTTCCCTTCGTCAGCCGTAATAAAACCATACCCCTTGCTTTCGTTGAACCACTTCACGGTACCCTGAGCCATTAAGAAAAGCCTCCTAAAACGAACAAAATTACCGACACTAAAGGCGGTGTATATACAGATTACAGTGCTCGAAGAAATATGTCAAGGGGCACTTGTGTCTTTTGTCGTTGTTCAATGATAATGTCACCCTATAAGTGGCCAATGCCCCCCGCACGGCAGGTCTTTTTGGAGAATATCGCCACGGAGCAGGAGAGAGCGGCATTGTCTCAAAAGATTTCAAGCGCATCGAGGTCCTGGTTTATAGCCGAGGCTATAAACCACGCGTCGACAACGCGGCAACCATGCCGCCTGTCGACGTAAGCGACCGGCACGGCATCTGCGGCTTAAAGCCGCAGAGAGCCGGCCGTCTGCTTATGGGCCTCCGTCGCAGGCCGATCATCTTATGAGGGCGGCATACTTTGCCTTCCAGAGGCATTCAGGCCCGACGTTTTCCTACGAGATACCGGTGTTCCTAGACACTTATTTCCTTCCAACCGAGGCTCTGAACCTGCACGGAAAAAGATTTATTCTTTTTTCATCTCATCGATGCTATCTGTACAGGTATTGAACAGCCAAAAAGAATCCCAACAAGGCAAACCCCAGAAACGTAAAGAATATGAGATTTTCTCGCCCCGAGCTCTTGTTTTGCTTTTCAGGAAGAGGTGATTTTGTCCTCAGACGCAGGTCCTTATTTAGGGTCAAGAGTCCGCGCATTTCCTCGTTAATCGTTAAATAAATGTAAATTTTGTCCTCATGTTTCTCTATAGATTCGACGGGGAAAATCGAGGGTTGCTTCGTCGCCTTCAGAAATTGCTGCAACAGCCCCCCCGCACCGGTTCCGCTCGCTATCTGTACCTCCAGAAAATCGCCGGGAAGAAGCTCCGAAACGGCCTTGCCCCGTACCGGATCGATGAGGGGAAGACACTGAACGAGGATCCCTGCAAAAGACGTTTCCTCCTCAAGAGGGACCTCATCCGCAGAGGAGGCTTCTTCAGACGCGGCCTCCTCCAGAATACTCGCTTCAACGAGCTCCTTACGGGTCAAAAGCTCGTACTCACAGGAAACCTCCAGGAAATAATGTGTGGCCCGTTCGTACCCCTTGCGAATGGTCTCCGCAACTCGAGGCAAAATCTGTGCCCTGTCGCAGGTTTTTGCCTGAAAGAACGCCACTCGGTCGGTGGCTGGAAAAAGCTCCGAAAACAAGGAGCTCAATTTCTCTCCCCAGACCCTGTCGTAGGGGCCGATGTGGGGAATGAGCTTGTTGAACGTCCGCCAATCCAGATTGGCCTTGAGGCTGGCTAGAGAATCCGAACGGGAAACCCAGAAGGTCTGGAAAAGAGCCTCGCCCGTCTCTCCCTCGAAAATCAGGCAGAAACCTCCACACAGGTCACCGCGCTTGGGGGTGAAAAACGTGTATTTAAGGGCGAGATAGCTTGGGAGCGAGTCGTCAACGGAGGTTGCCTTCTGTTCCTCGACAGCGGACGCGGGACTTTCGACCGGCGAGGAGAGGGCCTCCGTTTCGATCTGAGATAAATCCGTCTTGTTTGCGTTCGGAGATGAAATTGAGGACATGAGATCGGCTCCTTTTACGCTCAGCTCTCCAGCCACTCTGAATGAATCTCAATCCTAAAACAGGGAAAACCAGTTGCGGCATTCACCCAAACACATCCGTGCCTCTTACGAAACGCAACGACCCCTTGCTGCCAGCAAGGGTTCCAGACCAATCCTACGTCGACAGATTTGCACTGCAAACAACATACGCAATCGCCTCAAGTTCTTTGCGACCCGACAAACCCTTTTATGACGACAAGACCCCGTTGAAACGAAATTATACCTTGCTTCAGCCCTTCAAACGAGAAGGGCTCGGCCCCGGCACTTCTTTCCTGGACAACATCTCGAATGCCCCAAAGCGACGTTCAAGGGACATCCTTTTCTCCACGCACAGGCCCACAACGACAGGCGACGACGGAGAAATGGGCGTACTTCCCCTCGCTATTTCACCGAAAAGCTTTTGGCGCTCCAAGACTTGCCTCGTTTCATCTCTCCGGCGATCAGCTCGAGATAGCGTCCGAAACAAGAGGGGCATCGCTTTGTGGAGGCGTTCGCCTCCGCTTCAAATTCCGTTTTGCATTGAATGCATCGAAACTTGGCCATGAAATCTCCTCCTATTCATCAGGTGAGCCCAAAGAAAGTCGCAGTCTTTTCATCCTGTTCTCGATCGGTTCAGGGAATCTTAATGATATCATAAATATCCTATTCAGGCCGTGTTGCCGGGCTGTGTTTCCGTGCACCCCCGATCGTTCGCAGACGACGGGCAGCGAGGCGGATGTCTTCTCGTCAGTCGTCCGTCATCGTTTCGTTTGCGGCCGCCCGCCTATCGTCCATAATCGATTTAGAGGAACAAGACCTCGGCCGCCAGCAGGGTCCGGTCCAAAGCAAGGGCCGAGGACGGATGCTCCATCCTCGGCCCCGAACCGTCCGTGGGACAATCCCTTTTATTCGGCAGCCTCGACCTCCACAATCTTGCGCCCTTTGTAATGCCCACAGGAAGGACAGGCGCGGTAGGTCATCGTGACCTCCCCGCAGCGGGGGCAAGCCTGAGTGGCAGGCGCAGTGAGGGAACCCAGCCAATGCGCCTTCCGCTGCGCCGTACGGGCGTGGGAAGTCTTTCTTTTGGGTGTAGCCATTTCTTGTTCCTCCTTCAAAAATCCTGAATTTTAAAATCAGGCTGTATCCAATATCTTCCACATCCGGAGATCCGGCTCAGGAATCCTGCTCGACCGAAAAACGACGCAAAACCTCCAGTCGAGGATCTCCTTCCACTCCGGAGCAGGTGCAGGGCCCCTTGTTGAGGTCAGCCCCACAACCCGGGCAAAGACCGGAACAATCTCCCTTGCAAAGCGGCTTGAGGGGCAAAAGCAGCAACAGGCTTTCCCAAACCTGATCGGATAAGTCCAAAGTCCGACCGAAAGCTTCCACCTCGACCGGCATGAAGCCCTCATCGGAAACCAATCGAGTGTCCTTGCCCAATTCAAGCCCAAGCAAAGAGTAAAGATACAACAATTCGTCCGATATTGCAAGCGAGGCTGGCTCGAGGCAACGCGCACATCTGCCGACGACGGGGGCATTCAGAGAGAGCCGTACGTGCAGGAGCGCAGGTTCGAGCCATCGCACCTCAGCCGAGACGCGGCAGCCTTCGGGAAGCTGGAAGTGCTGTCCCTCGAAATCCACTCCTCCGGACATCGAAAGATGCCAGCTCTCCTCGACCACGGCCTCGGTATCGTTGCGAGGAGGCAGCGCGACGACGCAGCGCCAATCCCCGATCCTTTTTTCCATCATCTCGGCCTCCCCGCCCGACAGCCTCATTTCGTCCTCTGGAGCAAAGCGGAAAACCGCCTTGTCGACCTATGCCTCGGAAACCAGACGCTTGGTGTCGCGGGCGATGACAAGTTCCTCATTCGTGGGGACCACCAACACGCGGACCTTGCTGCCCTCGGCGCCGATATCGGCTTCCTTGCCCCGCACATTGTTCTTCTCCCGATCGATCGAGATCCCCATGAACTCCAGTCCTTCGCAGACCATCGATCGGATCAGGGCGCTGTTCTCCCCCACTCCGGCGGTGAAGACGAGGACATCGATCCCTCCCATGGCCGCCGCATAAGCCCCGATGTACTTCCTGATCCCATAGGAAAGGACAGCAAGGGCCAGCTTGGAGCGGGCCTCGCCTCGGGCCGCCGCATCCTCGATATCCCTCAGGTCGCTGCTGAGACCGGAGACTCCAAGTATGCCGCTCTTCTTGTTCAGAAGGATGTCCACGTCCTTCACATCCAGCTTCTCGGCCTGGGCGATGAAGGGGATCAAGGCGGGGTCGATGTCGCCGCACCGGGTGCCCATCAGCACCCCCGCCAGCGGCGTGAACCCCATGGAGGTATCGACGGACCGGCCGCCGTCGACTGCGGTTATGGAGCTGCCGTTGCCGAGATGGCAGGTCACGATTTTCAGCTTTTCGATCGGCCTTCCCAGCATCTCGGCCGCACGGTGCGAAACGTAGTAATGGCTCGTACCGTGGAAGCCATAGCGCCGCACTTTATACTTCTCGTAATAGCCGTAGGGGATGCCGTAAATAAACGCGTGTTCCGGCATGCTCTGATGAAACGCCGTGTCGAACACCCCGACCTGAGGCACGGAGGGCAGGACCTCGGAGACGGCCTCGATGCCCATGATGTTGGCGGGGTTGTGCAGGGGCGCCAGGGGAATGCAGTCCTTCAGAGCAGCCATGACCTTGGCATCCAGCCTGACGGAGGACGCGAACTTCTCGCCCGCATGGACGACGCGGTGCCCAACCGCACTCAGCTCGTCGAGGGAGGAGAGCACCCCATGCCCCTTATCGAGCAAAGCCTCGATGACAAGTTTGATGCCCACCTTGTGATCGGGAATGGAAGTCTCCTGAAGCACGGCATCCATCCCCGTCTTGGTGTGCTTGATCCGAGAACCGTCGATGCCGATTCGCTCCACCAACCCCTTGGCGAGAACGCTTTCCTTATCCATATCGAAAAGCTGATATTTCAGGGAGGAACTACCGCAATTGATGACCAGAATTTTCATGTTCCGCATACCTGCCCTTCGGGTCGGGAAACAGTCGTCATAACCATCTCCCATTGATTTTTTGCACGCCGCCCCCGGCAAGACTCGCCCGACGGCGTTATACTTATGCCATGAACAGTCGATACATCAAGCCTCCCGTTGTCGGCATCGTCGCCGAATACAACCCCTTTCACAACGGCCACCGCTTGCACATGGAGGCCGCCAAGGCAAGCCTGCCCGGTGCAGTCTGCATCGTGGTGCTGTCGTCGAGCTTCACCCAAAGAGGTATCCCCGGTATCGTCGACAAATGGGCACGAGCCCGCATGGCCCTGCTCAACGGCGCAGACCTGGTGTTCGAGCTACCCTTTCTATTCGCCTGCAACGCGGCTCCGGAGTTCGGTGGAGGAGCAACGGACATTCTGGCACGCTCGGGCCTTGCAACCCACATCGCCTTCGGCATGGAGGACAACGGCTACGATATCAGCACAATCCTAGATATTCTAATCCAGGAACCCGCCTCTTTCAAGCAGAGGCTGCAACAAGGGCTCGCTCACGGTCGTTCCTATCCCAAGGCCGCTGCAGAGGCACTGGAGAGCCTGCACCCCGGAAGCGCGGCTTTCCTCTCGTCCCCGAACAACGCCTTGGCCCTCTCCTACCTGCTTCATATCCACAGACGCGGCTACCCTCTGGCCCCCGTTCCCATACGGAGGAGCGGAGGCGGGTATCACGAACTCACCCCCGGTCCATTGTCGAGCGCAACAGCCATCCGGTCCGCCCTGCGGGAGTCATGGGACACGCCATGGACGAAGGAGGCCATGCCTCCGGCGACACGGGCAATCCTCGACGAGGCAAAAACGATGGGCCGCCTTCGCCTCGATTCCGAACCCCTTTGGCCTCTGCTGCAGTTCCTTTTGCTGCACACTTCTCCCGAGGACCTGCGCCGCTTTGCGGGGATGGACGAGGGGATGGAGAACCTTTTCCTCAGGCATTACACGGTCGCGGCATCCTACGAGGACTTTATCGGACGTTGCGTCTGCGCACGCTACACCCGTTCCCGCATCCAACGCCAGACCATCCGCCTTTTGGCCGGAGTGGACCGCTGGTCCGCCCTAGCCGTCTCCCGGACCGGAGTCCCATACATCCGTCTTCTGGGCTGTACCCCCAAAGGAAGGGAATTACTGCGGGAAAGAGGAAAACACTCCTCAATCCCCATCATCACAAGGCTGGCCGCAGCCAAGGGGCCTGTGGGCAAGCTCGTAGCCGACGCGGAGTTTCGAGCCTCGAAACTTTACGAACTCCTCATTCCCGAGCCCGACATGAGGCGCGAGGAACGGCAGAGACCCTGTTTCGAATAGATACGGGAGGGATTACGCCGTTGGGAAAGTCTTTTCGGAGGGTATGAGCGGATCGGTACGCAAAAAAAGAACTGCATGACCGAGATCAGCAGTTCTTTGATTTTACCCGAAACATTGGAATTCAATTGGCAAAATATGGCGCGGCAGGCAGGATTCGAACCCACGACCTAAGGCTCCGTAGGCCTTCGCTCTATCCAGCTGAGCTACTGCCGCGCATGACCAGGCACTTTGGTGAAAGTCCTGGCGGTGAGTGAGAGATTCGAACTCTCGATAGAGGTTTTAGCCCCTATACTCGCTTAGCAGGCGAGTGCCTTCAGCCTCTCGGCCAACTCACCCCTTCAACGCACGAAGGATATTATAGCGTCTGAACGTCACTTGTCAATCTCTCATTTCAACCTCCTGATTTTTCATCCCGAAAAACCGGCCTTCCCCTCGTTCCCGCAAACTGCAGGGTCCCTCCGACTCATCTTGCGGTACAATAGCTCCCGACGGCGGACTTTTCTTTATCTATGCCGCATCGTTCAAGAAAAAGTCCTGCCCGGACGGAATCGCCGAAGAGCCAAGAGAATTGATTCCGTTCGCCGCAGAAAGGGCTGGGAAATGTTGCAGGAATCCTCCCGCATGGTGCGCCATGCAATGCTGATGATGGCCGGGACCCTGGTCAGCCGGGTGCTGGGCCTGGTCCGCGAGGTCGTCGTCGCCGCCTTTTTCGGGGCGACGCGAAGTCTCGATGCCTTCAACGTCGCCTACACTCTGGCCAACCTGGCCCGTCAGCTTTTGGCCGAGGGGGCCCTGTCCGCGGCATTTGTGCCCGTTTTTTCCCGCGCGCTCCTCGAGGGCCGGGAACGCGCCCTGTCCCTGGGCCGGCAGGCCATGACCGTTCTGATCGCGGCCTCCGGACTCATCGTGCTCCTCGGCATCTGGGGCGCTCCGTTGCTGACGCGTCTCATGGCCCCCGGATTCGACGCGGAAGCCATGGAGCTCACCACCGCATTGACGCGCTGGATGTTCCCCTTCCTGCTCCTCATCTCCCTGGCCGCCTTGACGATGGGCGCGCTGAACAGCCTGGGCTCCTTTTTCATACCCGCGCTCGCCCCCGCGTTCAGCAACCTCACCTTCATCATCACGGCACCGTTCTTCGTCGCGCGCTGGGGCGTCCATGGCCTGACGCTCTCCGTGCTCTGCGGCGGAGCCATGCACTTTCTCAGCCAGTGGCTTTGGGGCTGGCATATCGGGGCCGTCCTCACACCGAGCCGGCCGGATCTGAGGGACCCCGACCTGCGCAAGATGATGGCCCTCTTTCTCCCCTATGCCGCGGGGCTCTCCCTGAACCAGGTCAACCCGGTGATCAGCCGGATGCTGGGGTCCTTCCTCGAGGAGGGCAGCATATCGGTCCTCAACTACGCCAATCGGGTTCTTCAGCTCCCCCTGGGGCTCTTCGTCATCGCGATCTCCCAGGCCGTACTGCCCCAGCTGGCCCGATCACGAAGCTCCGAGGACTTTACGGAAACCCTGAGGCACGCGCTCCGCTTTGCCCTCTTCATCGTCCTTCCGGCCTCGGTCGGGCTCATTCTCATCTCGCGCCCCTTCGTCCACCTGATCTTCGTGCGTGGGGCCTTCGACGAAAGGGCATGGGAGGCGACTTCGATCTGCCTGAGCCTCGGCATGCTGGGACTGCCCGGAATGGCCTGTTCCACCGTCGTGATGCGGGGGCTTTACGCGCTCTCCATGCCCCGCGCCGCCTTCACCACGACGCTGTTCAGCGTCTCCTCCACGGCGATGCTCTCGCTGGCTCTGATGTTCCCGATGGGCTACGCCGGCCTGGCGCTCGCTCCGAGCATCGCCTTCACCCTGTCCAGCCTGCTCGGGGCCCGGTATGTCCGAAGGAAACTGGACCGACCGCTGGGCATCCTGACGCCCGGATGGGT encodes:
- a CDS encoding cold-shock protein, with the protein product MAQGTVKWFNESKGYGFITADEGKDVFVHYSAILGDGFKTLAEGQKVSFEIVNGEKGPQAANVEKI
- a CDS encoding HutD/Ves family protein; protein product: MRISVTRREEQRVGSWAGGTTTQLAIGPEGADYAARRFEWRISSARVDLDESDFTPLPGFQRILMILEGAVHLTHEGIREVDLGPFEQDSFEGAWKTRSRGRCVDFNLMTARGWSGAVAALSPIPGAPVSVPLAGAIEAFYCLQDAVIVTIGSAGGGHTELLDRGDFLLIESPAPEAVLTVTTREERTAGVHATLTRT
- a CDS encoding acetate/propionate family kinase is translated as MKILVINCGSSSLKYQLFDMDKESVLAKGLVERIGIDGSRIKHTKTGMDAVLQETSIPDHKVGIKLVIEALLDKGHGVLSSLDELSAVGHRVVHAGEKFASSVRLDAKVMAALKDCIPLAPLHNPANIMGIEAVSEVLPSVPQVGVFDTAFHQSMPEHAFIYGIPYGYYEKYKVRRYGFHGTSHYYVSHRAAEMLGRPIEKLKIVTCHLGNGSSITAVDGGRSVDTSMGFTPLAGVLMGTRCGDIDPALIPFIAQAEKLDVKDVDILLNKKSGILGVSGLSSDLRDIEDAAARGEARSKLALAVLSYGIRKYIGAYAAAMGGIDVLVFTAGVGENSALIRSMVCEGLEFMGISIDREKNNVRGKEADIGAEGSKVRVLVVPTNEELVIARDTKRLVSEA
- a CDS encoding DUF177 domain-containing protein, with product MEKRIGDWRCVVALPPRNDTEAVVEESWHLSMSGGVDFEGQHFQLPEGCRVSAEVRWLEPALLHVRLSLNAPVVGRCARCLEPASLAISDELLYLYSLLGLELGKDTRLVSDEGFMPVEVEAFGRTLDLSDQVWESLLLLLPLKPLCKGDCSGLCPGCGADLNKGPCTCSGVEGDPRLEVLRRFSVEQDS
- a CDS encoding adenosylcobinamide-GDP ribazoletransferase, producing MDIIRSFLIACSFLTVLPVPGPDWTERNTRFFNLVLPLVGLVPGTAWLASFSILSLWEASPLLRGILMALIALAVTGGIHRDGLMDTCDALFSRRDRATRLRILSDTHTGAFAVMGCTAVTLLQSAIFAELLDRATPGVPWPLLALVPVWSRLGLGLLLNGLPFAKDDGLARTLGTAQSPHHNRILTLGALALFLLTAWGGGAPALAVPAVWLTAFLLWRHCCMTVFGGITGDLLGAFAELSETAMLLTLTIVR
- a CDS encoding bifunctional adenosylcobinamide kinase/adenosylcobinamide-phosphate guanylyltransferase, yielding MHLILGGRHMGKRAYAESLYGRFSSVCDLGREDPEAMAGAAVVLNLQEGVRSLMGQDIDVRTFFEARMEHLRQSVLIGDEIGGGIVPMEPFERRWRDETGLLYQILAREATIVDRVWAGLPTRLKG
- a CDS encoding tRNA(Met) cytidine acetate ligase; translation: MNSRYIKPPVVGIVAEYNPFHNGHRLHMEAAKASLPGAVCIVVLSSSFTQRGIPGIVDKWARARMALLNGADLVFELPFLFACNAAPEFGGGATDILARSGLATHIAFGMEDNGYDISTILDILIQEPASFKQRLQQGLAHGRSYPKAAAEALESLHPGSAAFLSSPNNALALSYLLHIHRRGYPLAPVPIRRSGGGYHELTPGPLSSATAIRSALRESWDTPWTKEAMPPATRAILDEAKTMGRLRLDSEPLWPLLQFLLLHTSPEDLRRFAGMDEGMENLFLRHYTVAASYEDFIGRCVCARYTRSRIQRQTIRLLAGVDRWSALAVSRTGVPYIRLLGCTPKGRELLRERGKHSSIPIITRLAAAKGPVGKLVADAEFRASKLYELLIPEPDMRREERQRPCFE
- the rpmF gene encoding 50S ribosomal protein L32, which gives rise to MATPKRKTSHARTAQRKAHWLGSLTAPATQACPRCGEVTMTYRACPSCGHYKGRKIVEVEAAE
- the murJ gene encoding murein biosynthesis integral membrane protein MurJ, whose protein sequence is MLQESSRMVRHAMLMMAGTLVSRVLGLVREVVVAAFFGATRSLDAFNVAYTLANLARQLLAEGALSAAFVPVFSRALLEGRERALSLGRQAMTVLIAASGLIVLLGIWGAPLLTRLMAPGFDAEAMELTTALTRWMFPFLLLISLAALTMGALNSLGSFFIPALAPAFSNLTFIITAPFFVARWGVHGLTLSVLCGGAMHFLSQWLWGWHIGAVLTPSRPDLRDPDLRKMMALFLPYAAGLSLNQVNPVISRMLGSFLEEGSISVLNYANRVLQLPLGLFVIAISQAVLPQLARSRSSEDFTETLRHALRFALFIVLPASVGLILISRPFVHLIFVRGAFDERAWEATSICLSLGMLGLPGMACSTVVMRGLYALSMPRAAFTTTLFSVSSTAMLSLALMFPMGYAGLALAPSIAFTLSSLLGARYVRRKLDRPLGILTPGWVLGIAVPLVLMGLSITAFQALLPYRAQGALGTRALWCLSTVLLSASIYIVATMALRCEEWHWIREAVSRKRGGGSAPGHSD
- a CDS encoding HAD-IIB family hydrolase — encoded protein: MGPKYVFFDIDGTLVSHVGTSHIPGATRRAVALLRQNGHIPAIATARSSFLTHRVARELDIDLLVCCNGAHILNGTEVLSASWISDEALRLFRRAAPCCSDHPAAIDDRYVYTEDQDQEFRDYLNGQAGYSCIRPFTRLHRAFLLYAFSSGPWLPAVLETASQDLALERTPHFTEARPAGTSKWAGILTVVRRFGAAPGDVVAFGDGTNDVEMLRSASVGVAVGGAPDTIKAAADLVTNDIDEGGILRACIDLGLIDGPKDEGTPNFMGRNASCG